TATGGATATGGATGGTTCATTTTCCAATAGTAGTTTCCGATTAATTTTGTTTAAGGTTTTATTATCCGGATTACTCGTTTTGGTTTCTGGACAGTTTGCCTTTTCCCAACAATTAAAGCAGGTAGGCAAAAATCCTATTACTTTTTTGCAAACCCATTCCGGAGCAAAAGGTATTGTTGTTTTGTTTTTGGATCCGGAATGCCCGATGTGTCAGAAATATGCGCATACTTATAACCATCTGACGGACCTGGTTGATAGTTTAAAGGAGGTTACATTCATTGGGGTTTTTCCAGGGATAAAATACAATGAGACCAAAATTCTTCCGTATCTGAAACGAAATAAGCTCAAAATGCAAGTTTTTATTGATCCTGATTTGGTCCTAACTACCTATTTAAAAGCAAGTATTACACCAGAGGTATTTATCCTAGATAAATCTAATTCAATTATTTATCAAGGATTGGTTGATAATTGGTTTTATTCGCTTGGAAGGAGGAGAAGTAAGGCTACTGAATTGTATTTGGAAGATAATCTAAGAAACTTTGTAAAAGATATTCCGCTTAAGTACCAAACTACCCGGGCCATGGGCTGCTTTATTCGATAAACCATGTGGAAAAAGGTAACTATACTAATTTTTTTATTAAGCTTTGGTTTAATATCTTTTTCTCAAACTAAGCATGTTACTTACTGGGGCCAGGTAAGATCAATACTTGATAAGCATTGCACGCTATGTCATTTTGAAAATGGATTTAGTCCATTTGCTTTAACTGATTATTTCTCAGCACAGAAAAGGGCCAATTTTATTTTAAACGTGGTAGAGAATAGAATTATGCCACCTTGGGCTGCAGATACTTCCTATCGCTGCTTTATTAACCAAAATGTATTAAGCAAGCAGGAGATTGAAACCTTTAGAAAGTGGATTCAGAATGGATGTGAAGAAGGTAAACGTCAGGAAGTAAAGAAGAATATAGTTAAAGCCCAACCATATACATTGGATACTACCTGGACTTTGCCAATGGTTAGACCTTATACGGTAAAGGATCTAAATAAGGATATATTTAAGCGATTTTATGTTCAAACCAAGTTTAATCGAGATGTTTATGCTTCAAGGTTTGAATGGAAACCGGGTAATAGAAACATTGTGCATCATACCGAAGTTTTCTTTGATTCCATTGGTATGGAAATTCCTGATTTAAGGATAGCAGGAAATGAGCAAATTCCCGGTCAAAACTATGAGGGAAGAATACCGGGATTAACCACCTACTCTTACCTTACAGGTTGGTTACCAGGTGAATTATTTGAAGAATTTCCAAAAGGCATTTGTGCTAAAATTCCAAAGGGTTCCAGTATGTTTTATTTAATGCATTATGCCGCAACTCCTATTGAGGAAACCGATTCAACTGTATTTTATATCCATGAATCAAAATCCATAAAAAATGCCAGGATTTGTAAGACTATTGATGTGCACGGACATCGAGATTTGGTTAAAGGTAGTTTCTACTTGCCGGCTGATTCTGTAATAACCTTGCATTGCAAGAAAGTAATAAAAGAAAAGATATCGGCTTTTAGTTTATTGGTTCACGCTCACCATTTGGCTCAATCCATGTTAGCCTATGTCGTTACTCCGGCCAAGGATACCATTCCTTTGTTACATATTCCTAAGTGGGATTTTAACTGGCAGTTTATTTATAAATTTAAGAAGTTTGAAATAATTCCATCGGGGTCTGTGATTCATTACTTCGTTACCTATGACAATACCTCCCAAAATCCTGAAAATCCTCATGTTCCGCCTAAGGATACGCATTATTCATTTGAGGCAGATCAGGAAATGATGGAGTTGTTTTTATACCATGTTCCTTATCAGGAAGGGGATGAAAAACTTCCAATTGAATACCCTTCCGATTAATTTGTCATCCGTTAGCCTTTTCCGAGTATAATTTGAATTCGTATTCAGAATGAAAAAAATTGTAGCCATATTCTTTCTCACCTTAAGCCTTGGATTACTCTTCCGTTTTTTGCAATCTATTGGAGAAAATAGGCTTAAAATGGGGGAACTTCCTACTAATGCCAAAGTTTTTGAACTTGGCCGTAGGTTGTTTTATGACCCCATACTCTCAGGGAATAAACAAGTATCCTGTTCTTCTTGCCATATTCAGGAATTTGCGTTTTCGGATACAGCTAAACTAAGCAAGGGAATAAATGGACAAACCATTACCAGGCATTCGATGCCTTTGGCAAATTTGAAACATAATAAATTCTTTTTTTGGGATGGTCGGGTGAAAAAGTTAGAAGATCAGGTTTTTATCCCAATTCGACATCCCAAAGAGATGGGTGGTAACCTGGAAACCATTGTCAACCGCCTGAATGCCGATCCAGTTTATAAGCGATTATTTCACGATGCCTTTGGTACTGATTTGGTAGATACCTTACAAATAAAGGCTTCTTTAGTATGTTTTATTGAAGCACTTGAATCTAAATCTTCTCCAATGGATAGGGTTTTTCAGGATCCTAAAAACCGGGTAATTGATGAACATCGTTCCGGTTCCAGTGTTCAAAGTGATTTTGAAGTGATGGTGAACCTCTTTGAGCGCAGTTTAAATTCGAAAGAATTGTTTTTAATGAATGCCTTTAAATCTTCGGAAAAAAAAATAGCCTATTCTGAACGTTCCTTACACGTGTATACCGTTTGTATTCAGTGTCATGATAAGAATTTTATGGGCGACGAGGGTCAGATGAAATGCAATGGATTGGATTCGGTTTCCAAAGATTTAGGATTAGGGGCAATTACCAAAAATGAGAAGGATATTGGGAAGTTTAAAGTACCGAGCTTTCGAAATTTATTTAAAACACCCCCTTATATGCACGATGGAAGGTATAAAACCATTGATGAAGTAATAGACCATTACAGCACAGGAATTGAAAATCATCCTAATCTGGATCCAATTTTAAAGGAGAATGGAAAGCCTATTCGATTTAACCTTACACCACAAGAAAAGGAAGAATTGAAAGGCTTTTTATTGCTAACCGAAGATACTGCCTTTATTCATAACAAAGCATTTAGTAATCCTTTTTTGCCTTAGGTTAAATTGCTTGCCTAGATTTGAATTTGAAGGGTGTTTTTTTGAATAATTAAGTTGGTTTGGCTTTTTCATAGCTTTTTCCTTCAACCCTTGCATTACCTTTGCCCGGTATTTTAAACAACTCCCATTTTTCTAGCATTTATTCGCATGAAATTAGTAAACCCCTCCACAGAAGCCATTCTAAAAGAAGTAATTGAAGATACCACATCCGGTATTGAAGCCAAGTTTAAATTATTAAAATCCTTTCAACCAAATTGGAAGGGTACTCCTATACAGGAACGTATCTCCATCATACAAAAGTTTTACGATTTGTTGGAACTTGAAAAGGAATCCTTGGCTAACGATTTGAGTTCGGAGGTGGGTAAGCCGGTTTGGCAATCACTCAATGAAGTAAACGGTGCCAAAGCAAGGATTAAGTTTTTTATTGAAAATTCTGAAAAATATTTAGCCGAAGAATGGATAACACCGGAGGGTGGTACCCGAGAGAAAATTGTTTATGAGCCATTGGGGGTAATTGCTAATATTTCTGCCTGGAATTATCCGTATTTGGTTGGAGTAAATGTGTTTATTCCTGCTTTAATTGCAGGTAACACCGTTATGTATAAACCTTCTGAATTTTCAACCCTAACCGGACTTAATATTGCCCGATTGTTTAAAAAAGCCGGCTTGCCTGACAGTGCATTTCAAATTGCTATTGGTGCAAAAGAAGTTGGGGAAACTCTTCTTAACTTGCCTTTCAATGGTTATTTCTTCACCGGAAGCTATAGAACAGGAAAGTATATTTACGAACGTGTAGCTCCTAAAATGGTTCCTTGTCAATTGGAATTGGGTGGTAAAGATCCATTATATGTTGCAGATGATATTTCTAACCTTAACAATACCGTAGAAGCAGTTTTGGAAGGAGTGGTTTATAACACCGGGCAAAGTTGTTGTGCAGTAGAAAGGGTTTATGTTCATGAAAAAATATATGATGACTTTGTTTCTGAATTTAAAAAGCAAGCTTCAGCCCTGAAAGTTGGTGGTCCGGAGGATGGAAAGATGGATGTGGGGCCTCTTACACGCAAAGATCAAGTTGATTTTCTAGAGTTTCAGGTAAAAGATGCCTTGGATAAAGGTGCCAATATTTTGGTTGGAGGAAATAGAATAAACCGAAAAGGCTATTTCTTTGAACCAACAGTTTTAACGGAAGTAAACCATCAGATGAGTGTAATGATGGAGGAAAGTTTTGGTCCTATTATCGGAATTCAAAAGGTAAAAGATGATTCCGAAGCCATTGCCCTCATGGAAGATACCAATTATGGTTTAACCTCAGCGGTTTATTCTTCCAGTGCTGAAAGGGCACAAGCCATTATGGAGAAAATGAATAGCGGAACAGTTTATTGGAATTGTTGTGATCGGGTTAGCGCAGGTTTACCCTGGAGCGGTCGCAAAAACTCCGGAATCGGTGCCACCTTGTCGCACATAGGCATTCGTGCTTTTACTCATCCTAAAGCCTATCATTTAAGAGGATAAAAAAAATTTTAGGAAAGTGTAAATTGAATGATTTTTCATCTATTTTTGCACTCCCAAAATCGAACGATTGAGGGCAAAATTCCTCCTTAGCTCAGTTGGTTAGAGCATCTGACTGTTAATCAGAGGGTCGCTGGTTCAAGTCCAGCAGGGGGAGCAAAAGGTCAACTGAAAAGTTGGCCTTTTTTGTTTTTATACATTCTGTTTCCCTTCTATATTCTGTTTTTCCGGTAATTCTTTCCGTATTTCTTGTCATTGATTTTGTGTTTTATATCACTTGCAACACAATAAAATATACAACCTATAATATTCCCCTGCATTTACAAATGAATCATTTTCTCCCAAAATTGTCAATAGAAATTTTAAACTACGTTTCGAGACAAGTGATAGGATGGTTTTCAAGTAATCTTTACCGAGAGAACATTATGTAATATCAATTTATATTTTAGTTTTCTTATGTAAAATTGTTATAACATAATGTATCCTCGGCATATTCCTAAGTTTGAAAGAATACCGAGAGTACAAAATGTAAGTCCTATTAAGAGTTAATATTTCTTGTAAAGTAGGACTAACATTTTGTTTCCTCGGCACTAACTAACACTAGCTCGGGATTAACCCAAATCATCCCACATCCCATCGCGCTTGTCATTTGTTCACTTCGTTTCAAATGACAATTTTGGGTTTATCTTGTTTCCTTATTTGATACTTTTGGACTCCTTGAGCTACGAGAGTTTTCATACAATTTGCATTGTGGGCGCCGGACCGGGTGGTACATATACGGCATTGCAATTGGCAAAACTAGGTATTCCTTGCACCCTCATTGATAAGGCCATATTTCCTCGCGACAAGGTTTGCGGTGAATCTATTCCTTCGGTGGCCATTAAAAGCCTGCACCGACTTAATCCTGCCATACTTGACGAACCTGAATTTCGCTCGGCAAAACAAATTATTTCAGGGGTAAATCTGTACGCTCCAAACGGCAAAAAAATATATATACCTTTTAACTCCAAATCCAACGAATTGCTGGGCCTTGATTCCTGTATAGGAATTCGAAGATTGGATTTTGATCAGGTGTTGATGCGGTTTGCTAAAAGAGAGAAATGCATCACGGTAATGGAGGAAACAGAGGTGAAAAGGGTAGAAAAGGTAGCAAATGGCTTTAAGCTTTTTAATCAACTCGATGAGCCTTTACTAAACACCAATATGTTGGTGGTGGCCAATGGGTTTAATTCGAATTTAACTCGTCAATTAACCAATTGGAACCTCGATAAAGGTGAAAATGCCTCGGGTATTGCCAGTTATTTTACACAGGTTGAAGGTATTTCCAACACCGGATTAGCTGAATGTTACGTGCTTTCCGGTTTGCAATCCGGTGGACTTTATATTCAACCGGTAGGAAACGGGGTGGTTAATGTCAATATTTCAATTCACAACGACGTACGTAAAAAGTATGGGGTTAATATCAGAAAGGTATTAGATGAAGCCATTCAATCTCAGCCGGTTTTGAAAAAGCGGTTTGAACATGCTGTAGAAATTCGTAAACCATTGGGGCATGGCTACCATTTAGGAATTGAAAAACGTCCGGTTTGTGGCGACCATTTCCTCCTGGTGGGTGATGCCGCCGGTTTTAATGATGCTTTAACCGCGAATGGAATTGGGCATGCTATGAAAAGTGCCGAAGTGGCAGCCAATCATATTGCTAAAGCATATTCCAAAAATGATTTTTCTCAAACCATGTTATTTCCTTACCAGACCGAGGTTTATAACCTGTTTTCTTCCGTTCGGATTACCGGTAAAGTTGGTTCCTGGGCTATGAAATATCCGAGTTTTATCTTTTTTATAATGAATACTTTTTTTGGTTATAAATGGATTGAGGAATTGGCTTTTGAGGTCATGTACACAAAATATCCGGTGGTTTTAGTGGTTAAAATGCCGGTTCGTTGGTTGGGGCGTTGGTTGAGAAAATTAGTTTCTTAGTTTTTTATTTGGCGGGTCCCCTCGCATTAAATTTTCACTTTTCCCAAATTTTTGTTAGGCTCGGGTCGGGCTATCGGCCATACTCCTCGTCCCACTTGCTAAAGCTGCGTGGTCCTGTGGGGTATTTGCCTCTATCCCTACCCGGCGCTTCGAACAAAAATTTGAGCAATCCCGAGTATTAGCATTTCAAACCACCGCACCTACCTGAAAAATTCAAGGAAACATGTATTTTCTTATTTTCGCCGCATGTCAAAACCAAGGGTGCTTCGTATTGCCAACCGCTTTAATATTGGTGGCCCAACTTTTAATGTTGCCTACCTAACCAGGTATCTGGAAAACTACGAAACGCTGCTCATCGGAGGCAGTTTAGATGAAGGTGAAGATAGTTCGGATTATATCCTAACCAACCTCGGTTTGCATCCAACCATAGTTCCTGAAATGAAAAGAGAAATTGATCCCAAAATGGATTGGAAAGCTTATTGGAGGGTTAGGGAAATAATTCGGGAATTTAAACCTCATATCGTTCATACCCATGCCTCCAAGCCAGGGGCAATTGGTCGTTTAGCTGCTATCCATGAAGGTGTACCGGTGGTTTTGCATACGTTTCATGGACATGTGTTTCATTCCTATTTTGGAAAGGCTAAAACACAGTTCTACAAGACCATTGAACGTTACTTAGCCAATCGATCAACCCGGGTCATTGCCATTAGCGAATGCCAGGCTAATGAGCTTAGTGAAGAACACGCCATTTGTTCGAAAAGCAAAATTGCTATAGTTCCTTTAGGTTTCGATTTAACCAAGTTCAATGATCACACCGAGGCCAAGCGCCTGGCCTTTCGTCAAGAATATGGATTAGAAGACAATACCATTGCAATATGTATTGTTGGCCGCCTTGTTCCTATTAAAAATCATGGATTTCTGATAAAGGTTATTCAGAAATTAAAAGAACAAACCAATCATCCCTTTAAACTTTTTATTGTGGGAGATGGAGAAGAAAGGACAGCTATTGAGAACCTGATTCTAGATGCCGGATTAAGTTATTCCAATGAAAAAATCAACACGGCAGATATCACCTTTACCTCTTGGATTAAGGATGTAGATTGGGTTTATGCCGGTTGCGACATTGTTACCTTATGTTCGTTAAATGAAGGCACTCCGGTAAGTTTAATAGAAGCCCAGGCTGCCGGTATTCCAATTGTTTCGACCAAGGTTGGAGGAATTAAGAACGTGGTAAAAGAACAAGTTACTGCCTTGTTAACAGAACCTGGCGACTTAGAAGGTTTTACTTCCCATTTAAAGCAATTGGTTGAAAATGAAAGTAAACGACTGGAATTGTCGGAGCATGGCTGGGATTTTGTTAAGGACAATTTTCATTATACCCGCCTGGTAAAGGACATGGACCGCTTATATGCACAATTGCTGGAGGAGAAGGGTGTAGCTACAAAGAGATGAACCTTTCTAAGCTAAACCCGATAGCAGTGGAAATTCATTGAAAGGCTTAGTGTGTTGGCAATGAATTGGAACGGATAGCGGGGCAGGTGATTGGTTGGAAGTTGAACCATCGTTTCCAAAAATAAACAAAAGGAATCAATCTCTTAACGTTTTATTCATTTTTACTATATTCACCCCGAGTAATTACCCTGCATGAAATCAATTTACAAAGCACTTTTTTTGGCTTTTTTGGCCATGATTTTTTCGAATGTTCAATCTCAAACGGCTGATTTTGAGTCTAGGCGACAAGCTTATTTGGCTGCCGGGCTTGCCGGAGATTCAACAGCGATAACGGTTCAAGCATATTTAGGACAGGCAGTAAATATGAATGAGGTAAACCATTTATTGTCCGGAATAACTTCTAACGAAAACATTGATTTCTTTTTAGTGAAGTTAATTCGGGTTTTGTATTTGACCAATGGAGAATATGATTCGGCCATATTGCCGGTCATTAATTCGATTCCTTATTGGTTGCACGATGGGGAAACAACCAGGCAATATTGGTCTGAAAATCATATGTGTATGTGGATGAGTTCGGATTGGTTAATGCATGAAAAATATGGAAAACCGATAGATGATCGTTTGTATGGGCGCTTGAAGCATTTTTTAGAACTAAAGATTCAATATGGGTTTTATGAGTTTTATTCATCTACTTATCTTCCTTATTGTCTTTCGGGGCTATTGAATTTATCGGATTATGCCCAGGATTCAACTTTGAAGAGTTTATCGGGTCAGGCTGCAAAGCGATTACTGAGTGAGATTTTGATGTTAACCAATGATCAGGGTGTATATTTTCCGGCTGCCGGACGCAATTATTATGGAAAGTATAAATCGGCTTGGGGTCAAAATCACAGTCATTTAATCTATTTATTGACTGGTATGGGGCCTATTCCAGATGGGGTAAGTCATTCAGGCGGTTTTTTAGCAACCAGCAGTTTGGTGGTTGATGAGGTTATTCAGAGTTGGACACCCCAGTTGGATGTTGTTAATTCCATTGGTCATACCCTTCAGGATGGAATTGGAATTAATTCTGTACTTTCCTTTGCTGATCGGGTCATGTTTCAATGGAGTTCCGGGGCCTATTTTCATCCGGATATTGCTATAGAAACGGCTACATTGGTGAATGATTCCAATTTATGGGGACATACGGAGTTTTTACCATTTGCTCAGTTTCAGGATTTGCCGGTAGAGCAGGCTCCATTTTTGGCCAATATTGCAAGTTCTATATCCAAGAGTTCGGTTATTTGTGGACAGGATGTAGCAGTTTTTAAACATGGATCTATTACCCTTTCATCGGTTCAAGATTTTTGGAAGGGGAAGCAAGGTTATCAGGTAATGCCATGTGTGGCAAATATTGGTCGTTCGGCTGTTTTAACGGCCTCAGGTAAGGTAGAAGCTGATTGGGAAGATAGGATGGATAGGACTTCGAACAATGATTTACCTTATGTGGAACAAAAGCACAATGTTGCTTTGTTGATGTATAGACCTGAAACTCAAGGCTTGGCAGCATTTAATGATACCAATCCGGAAGTATCCGTTTTTTGGCCGTCGGCAGAGTTGGATGAGGAGCGCCAGGATAGTTTGTGGATATTGGGTAGGCAAGATGGGAATTATGTAGCGGTAAGGAGAGGTTGCTATGGAGAAACGTTGGGAATATCCACTTGCTTTAATCCGGATGCTCAGACCTGGGTAATAGTAGTAGGAGATTCGGCAATGTATGGCAGTTTTGATCAATTTGAAAATTTGGTACAGCAAAGTTTGGTAAACGAATCGTGGTATTACGATCCGGTTGATTCGCAATGGGTGTATTCCGCAAGTGTGCAGTTTGACACCACCTTCATTTCTTATGACTGGAGAGGAGATTATGGACCTTTATTAGGTGTAAATTGGAAAGGAGAGGATAGGATGTGGCAGGTATTTCCCAATCCCGGAACCGAGGAGTTGCATATGAAATTACCGGAGCACTCGGAGGTTTTAACAGTTAGAGTAAGTGATGCACTAGGGAGAGTGTTGTTTCAAGAGCAAATTTTGCAGCACCAAAGAATTGTAAGTATTCCGGCCAGTTCATGGCCAGAAGCTAGCTATTTTATAACTTTTTCAGGAGCAGGAGAGAGCCTAGTTAAAAAGTGGGTAAAAGTTAATCCATAAATTTTACTTAAAAGATTATAAAAGTGGTTGCAGACAGGGGTTTGCATCCACTTTTTTTGTATTTATGCTGCCCAATCAAAATCATTTCATGAAGACCTTTTTAAGTCTACTAGCCAGCCTAGTAATTACCTTTAATTCCCTAGCTTTTCAAAATGTACCTGAAAAGTACCTGGTGAGTACCACCCTTGTAAAAAGTCATACCAAAAAGAGTATCAAGGAATTATGGAAAAAGAAGCATATTCCGGCTATTGCTTTGCCTGTCAATTGTGGAGTAGATATTTATGAGATTATTTACAAAGCGCCTTGGATTGACAGTACAACCTGGATAAATTGCTCGGGTATAGTTTATATACCAAAGGTTGAAGGAAAGAAGGTGCCAACGGTTATGTTTGGTCATGGAACGGAGATTAGAAAGGGTAGAAATATAACGGATGATGATGCACAGCAGAATATTTGTTTGGGATTTGCCACAGATAGGTATTTGGCTTTGTACCCGGATTATTATGGTATTGGAAAGGGGGATGGTCAGCATTTATATCAACATGCCTGGAGTGAAGGCATGGCTTTTTTATATATGCTTTATGCAGTGGAAGAGTTAAAGCAACAACTGCAAATTCAAACCAATGGTCAATTGTTTTTAACCGGTTATTCCCAAGGTG
This DNA window, taken from Bacteroidia bacterium, encodes the following:
- a CDS encoding NAD(P)/FAD-dependent oxidoreductase gives rise to the protein MSYESFHTICIVGAGPGGTYTALQLAKLGIPCTLIDKAIFPRDKVCGESIPSVAIKSLHRLNPAILDEPEFRSAKQIISGVNLYAPNGKKIYIPFNSKSNELLGLDSCIGIRRLDFDQVLMRFAKREKCITVMEETEVKRVEKVANGFKLFNQLDEPLLNTNMLVVANGFNSNLTRQLTNWNLDKGENASGIASYFTQVEGISNTGLAECYVLSGLQSGGLYIQPVGNGVVNVNISIHNDVRKKYGVNIRKVLDEAIQSQPVLKKRFEHAVEIRKPLGHGYHLGIEKRPVCGDHFLLVGDAAGFNDALTANGIGHAMKSAEVAANHIAKAYSKNDFSQTMLFPYQTEVYNLFSSVRITGKVGSWAMKYPSFIFFIMNTFFGYKWIEELAFEVMYTKYPVVLVVKMPVRWLGRWLRKLVS
- a CDS encoding glycosyltransferase encodes the protein MSKPRVLRIANRFNIGGPTFNVAYLTRYLENYETLLIGGSLDEGEDSSDYILTNLGLHPTIVPEMKREIDPKMDWKAYWRVREIIREFKPHIVHTHASKPGAIGRLAAIHEGVPVVLHTFHGHVFHSYFGKAKTQFYKTIERYLANRSTRVIAISECQANELSEEHAICSKSKIAIVPLGFDLTKFNDHTEAKRLAFRQEYGLEDNTIAICIVGRLVPIKNHGFLIKVIQKLKEQTNHPFKLFIVGDGEERTAIENLILDAGLSYSNEKINTADITFTSWIKDVDWVYAGCDIVTLCSLNEGTPVSLIEAQAAGIPIVSTKVGGIKNVVKEQVTALLTEPGDLEGFTSHLKQLVENESKRLELSEHGWDFVKDNFHYTRLVKDMDRLYAQLLEEKGVATKR
- a CDS encoding redoxin family protein, with protein sequence MDGSFSNSSFRLILFKVLLSGLLVLVSGQFAFSQQLKQVGKNPITFLQTHSGAKGIVVLFLDPECPMCQKYAHTYNHLTDLVDSLKEVTFIGVFPGIKYNETKILPYLKRNKLKMQVFIDPDLVLTTYLKASITPEVFILDKSNSIIYQGLVDNWFYSLGRRRSKATELYLEDNLRNFVKDIPLKYQTTRAMGCFIR
- a CDS encoding aldehyde dehydrogenase family protein, encoding MKLVNPSTEAILKEVIEDTTSGIEAKFKLLKSFQPNWKGTPIQERISIIQKFYDLLELEKESLANDLSSEVGKPVWQSLNEVNGAKARIKFFIENSEKYLAEEWITPEGGTREKIVYEPLGVIANISAWNYPYLVGVNVFIPALIAGNTVMYKPSEFSTLTGLNIARLFKKAGLPDSAFQIAIGAKEVGETLLNLPFNGYFFTGSYRTGKYIYERVAPKMVPCQLELGGKDPLYVADDISNLNNTVEAVLEGVVYNTGQSCCAVERVYVHEKIYDDFVSEFKKQASALKVGGPEDGKMDVGPLTRKDQVDFLEFQVKDALDKGANILVGGNRINRKGYFFEPTVLTEVNHQMSVMMEESFGPIIGIQKVKDDSEAIALMEDTNYGLTSAVYSSSAERAQAIMEKMNSGTVYWNCCDRVSAGLPWSGRKNSGIGATLSHIGIRAFTHPKAYHLRG
- a CDS encoding T9SS type A sorting domain-containing protein: MKSIYKALFLAFLAMIFSNVQSQTADFESRRQAYLAAGLAGDSTAITVQAYLGQAVNMNEVNHLLSGITSNENIDFFLVKLIRVLYLTNGEYDSAILPVINSIPYWLHDGETTRQYWSENHMCMWMSSDWLMHEKYGKPIDDRLYGRLKHFLELKIQYGFYEFYSSTYLPYCLSGLLNLSDYAQDSTLKSLSGQAAKRLLSEILMLTNDQGVYFPAAGRNYYGKYKSAWGQNHSHLIYLLTGMGPIPDGVSHSGGFLATSSLVVDEVIQSWTPQLDVVNSIGHTLQDGIGINSVLSFADRVMFQWSSGAYFHPDIAIETATLVNDSNLWGHTEFLPFAQFQDLPVEQAPFLANIASSISKSSVICGQDVAVFKHGSITLSSVQDFWKGKQGYQVMPCVANIGRSAVLTASGKVEADWEDRMDRTSNNDLPYVEQKHNVALLMYRPETQGLAAFNDTNPEVSVFWPSAELDEERQDSLWILGRQDGNYVAVRRGCYGETLGISTCFNPDAQTWVIVVGDSAMYGSFDQFENLVQQSLVNESWYYDPVDSQWVYSASVQFDTTFISYDWRGDYGPLLGVNWKGEDRMWQVFPNPGTEELHMKLPEHSEVLTVRVSDALGRVLFQEQILQHQRIVSIPASSWPEASYFITFSGAGESLVKKWVKVNP